A region from the Tachysurus vachellii isolate PV-2020 chromosome 25, HZAU_Pvac_v1, whole genome shotgun sequence genome encodes:
- the dip2ca gene encoding disco-interacting protein 2 homolog C isoform X4, whose protein sequence is MADRDALPLPLEVRARLAELELELSEGDITQKGYEKKRAKLISAYLPQPPGLDVSMAHERRPPMVPSSASRYHRRRSSGTRDERYRSDVHTEAVQAALAKHKERKVAVPMPSKRRSLVVQTSMDAYTPPGLSLLSSLPPLTDTSSGSEEEGLHGEGTPTSSQGSASMEHWISRAIHHGSTTSSSSSSTQSGGSGAASCLADVLAQTHMGKPENHSAPPDVTTYTSELPAQVERPQVSTVPRSTQKYGNAELMETGDGVPVSSRVSAKIQQLVNTLKQPRRPPLREFFVDDFEELLEVQQPDPNQPRPEGAQMMTMRGEQLGVVTNWPPSLEAALQRWGTISPKAPCLTTMDTNGKPLYVLTYGKLWSRSIKVAYNILHKLGTKQEPMVRPGDRVALVFPNNDPAAFMVAFYGCLLAEVVPVPIEVPLTRKDAGSQQIGFLLGSCGVTVALTSDACHKGLPKGPTGEIPQFKGWPKLLWFVTESKHLSKPPRDWFPHIKDANNDTAYIEYKTCKDGSVLGVTVMRIALLTHCQALTQSCGYTEAETIVNVLDFKKDVGLWHGILTSVMNMMHVISIPYSLMKVNPLSWIQKVCQYKAKVACVKSRDMHWALVAHRDQRDINLSSLRMLVVADGSNPWSISSCDAFLNVFQSKGLKPEVICPCASSPEALTVAIRRPTDDSSQPPGRGVLSMQGLSHGVIRVDTEERLAVLTVQDVGTVMPGALMCVVKPEGVPQLCRTDEIGELCVCSIATGTSYYGLSGMTKNTFEVFPMSSSGALISEYPFTRTGLLGFVGPGGLVFITGKMDGLMVVSGRRHNADDIVATALAVEPMKFVYRGRIAVFSVTVLHDERIVVVAEQRPDSTEEDSFQWMSRVLQAIDSIHNVGVFCLALVPANTLPKTPLGGIHLSETKQLFLEGSLHPCNVLMCPHTCVTNLPKPRQKQPEIGPASVMVGNLVSGKRIAQASGRDLGQIEDNDQARKFLFLSEVLQWRAQTTPDHVLFTLLSSRGAVLSSLTCVQLHKRSEKIAAMLMERGHLQDGAHVALVYPPGIDLIAAFYGCLYAGCVPITVRPPHPQNIATTLPTVKMIVEVSRSACVMTTQAISKLLKSKEASAAVDIRAWPPVLDTDDLPKKKPPQLYKPSNPDTLAYLDFSVSTTGMLAGVKMSHSATSAFCRSIKLQCELYPSREVAICLDPYCGLGFVLWCLCSVYSGHQSILIPPSELEVNPALWLLAVSQFRVRDTFCSYSVMELCTKGLGLQTESLKSRGLDLSRVRTCVVVAEERPRIALTQSFSKLFKDLGLHPRAVSTSFGCRVNLAICLQGTSGPDPTTVYVDMRALRHDRVRLVERGSPHSLPLMESGKILPGVRIIIANPETKGPLGDSHLGEIWVHSSHNGSGYFTVYGDETLQSDHFNSRLSFGDTQTVWARTGYLGFLRRTELTDASGERHDALYVVGALDEAMELRGMRYHPIDIETSVIRAHKSIMECAVFPWTNLLVVVVELEGSEQEALDLVPLVTNAVLEEHYLIVGVVVVVDIGVIPINSRGEKQRMHLRDGFLADQLDPIYVAYNM, encoded by the exons GGCTTGACGTATCAATGGCACACGAGCGCAGACCCCCCATGGTTCCCTCTTCTGCTTCCCGTTACCACCGCAGACGCTCCTCAGGCACCCGGGATGAGCGTTACAGGTCAG ATGTTCACACTGAAGCTGTTCAGGCTGCTCTCGCTAAACACAAAGAGAGGAAGGTGGCCGTGCCGATGCCGTCTAAGCGCCGCTCATTGGTGGTACAGACTTCCATGGATGCCTACACACCTCCAG GCCTTTCCCTGCTCTCTTCTCTGCCCCCACTGACAGACACGTCGTCTGGCTCAGAGGAGGAGGGGCTTCACGGTGAGGGCACACCCACCTCCAGCCAGGGTAGCGCCAGCATGGAGCACTGGATCAGCCGTGCCATCCACCATGGCTCCAccacctcttcctcatcctcatccacaCAGAGTGGAGGGAGCGGTGCCGCCAGCTGTCTTGCAGATGTCCTCGCTCAGACACACATGGGTAAACCAG AGAACCACTCAGCACCTCCAGATGTCACCACCTACACCTCAGAGCTCCCAGCACAGGTGGAGAGACCTCAGGTGTCCACTGTCCCCCGCAGCACCCAGAAATATGGCAATGCTGAGCTTATGGAGACTGGAGACG GGGTCCCGGTCAGCAGTCGAGTCTCTGCCAAGATCCAGCAGCTGGTAAACACTCTGAAGCAGCCGAGACGGCCTCCATTACGTGAATTCTTTGTTGATGATTTTGAGGAGCTTCTTGAGG TCCAGCAGCCCGACCCAAACCAGCCACGACCTGAGGGAGCACAGATGATGACCATGAGAGGAGAGCAGCTTGGAGTGGTGACCAACTGGCCTCCTTCACTAGAGGCGGCATTGCAGCGATGGGGAACCATCTCACCTAAAGCCCCCTGTCTCACCACTATGGACACTAACGGCAAGCCGCTCTATGTCCTCACGTATG GAAAATTGTGGTCACGCAGCATCAAAGTTGCTTACAACATTCTGCATAAACTGGGGACCAAACAGGAGCCCATGGTGCGGCCGGGAGATCGG gtGGCGCTGGTGTTCCCGAATAATGACCCTGCTGCGTTCATGGTGGCGTTTTATGGCTGTTTGCTGGCTGAGGTCGTCCCGGTGCCGATAGAGGTGCCTCTGACCCGTAAG gaTGCAGGCAGTCAGCAAATTGGCTTTCTCCTGGGCAGCTGTGGTGTTACTGTAGCTCTGACCAGTGACGCCTGTCATAAGGGACTCCCTAAAGGCCCCACGGGGGAAATCCCACAGTtcaaag GTTGGCCGAAGCTGCTGTGGTTTGTCACCGAATCTAAACATCTCTCTAAGCCTCCACGTGATTGGTTCCCTCATATTAAAGATGCAAATAATGACACAGCCTACATCGAG tataAGACCTGTAAGGATGGCAGTGTATTGGGGGTTACAGTGATGAGGATCGCTCTGCTCACACACTGCCAGGCTCTCACACAGTCCTGCGGTTACACAGAGG cggAGACCATTGTGAATGTGTTAGACTTCAAGAAGGATGTGGGGCTGTGGCACGGAATCCTGACG AGTGTCATGAACATGATGCATGTGATCAGTATCCCGTACTCACTGATGAAGGTCAATCCATTGTCCTGGATCCAGAAAGTGTGTCAgtataaag ctaAAGTGGCATGTGTGAAGAGCAGGGACATGCACTGGGCTCTAGTGGCtcacagagatcagagagacatCAACCTGAGTTCACTGCGAATGCTGGTGGTGGCTGATGGATCAAACCCCT ggTCCATCTCATCATGTGATGCATTTCTAAACGTATTCCAGAGTAAGGGTCTGAAGCCGGAGGTCATCTGTCCATGTGCTAGCTCACCTGAGGCTCTTACTGTTGCAATAAGAAG acccACAGATGACAGCAGTCAGCCACCTGGTCGAGGTGTTTTGTCAATGCAGGGTCTTAGCCATGGAGTCATAAGGGTAGACACAGAAGAACGTCTTGCAGTTCTCACAGTACAAGACGTGGGCACGGTCATGCCTGGAG catTGATGTGTGTAGTGAAACCAGAAGGAGTTCCACAATTGTGCCGAACAGATGAGATCGgagagctgtgtgtttgttctattgCCACGGGAACTTCATATTACGGGCTGTCAGGGATGACCAAGAACACCTTTGag GTTTTCCCTATGAGCAGCTCAGGAGCTCTGATCAGCGAGTACCCGTTCACACGGACTGGCCTGCTGGGCTTTGTGGGTCCTGGAGGTCTGGTGTTCATCACCGGCAAGATGGACGGCCTGATGGTGGTTAGTGGGCGGAGACACAATGCTGATGACATTGTGGCTACTGCACTCGCTGTAGAACCCATGAAGTTTGTGTACAGAGGCAG gATAGCTGTGTTCTCTGTGACAGTTCTACATGATGAGCGTATCGTGGTGGTAGCAGAACAGAGACCCGACTCTACAGAGGAGGACAGTTTCCAGTGGATGAGTCGAGTTCTGCAG gccATAGACAGTATCCACAATGTAGGTGTGTTCTGTTTGGCGTTGGTTCCTGCAAACACGCTGCCTAAGACACCATTAGGAGGAATTCACCTGTCTGAGACCAAGCAGCTGTTTCTGGAAGGTTCTCTGCATCCCTGCAATGTTCTCATGTGTCCTCACACATGTGTAACCAACCTGCCCAAACCTCGACAGAAACAACCAg AGATTGGACCTGCATCTGTGATGGTGGGAAATCTGGTGTCAGGGAAGAGAATCGCGCAGGCGAGTGGGAGAGATCTGGGACAGATCGAAGACAATGATCAGGcaagaaag TTCCTGTTCTTGTCTGAAGTGTTGCAATGGCGAGCACAGACCACCCCGGACCACGTGCTTTTTACACTGCTCAGCTCACGg GGGGCAGTACTCAGCTCACTGACCTGTGTGCAGCTTCATAAGCGTTCGGAGAAGATTGCAGCAATGCTGATGGAACGAGGACACCTGCAGGACGGCGCTCATGTGGCTCTGGTTTATCCTCCAG GTATCGACCTGATCGCTGCATTTTACGGTTGTCTGTATGCTGGCTGTGTGCCCATCACTGTGCGCCCACCGCATCCTCAGAACATCGCCACCACGCTGCCCACTGTCAAAATGATTGTGGAG GTGAGCCGCTCTGCCTGTGTGATGACTACACAGGCGATAAGTAAACTGCTGAAGTCCAAGGAAGCATCTGCTGCAGTGGATATCAGGGCATGGCCTCCAGTCCTCGACACAG ATGATTTGCCAAAGAAAAAGCCTCCTCAGCTGTACAAGCCCTCAAACCCGGACACACTGGCCTACCTGGACTTCAGTGTGTCCACCACAGGGATGCTTGCAGGGGTAAAG atgTCTCACTCTGCCACTAGTGCCTTCTGCCGCTCAATCAAGCTCCAGTGTGAGCTTTACCCCTCTCGTGAAGTGGCCATCTGCCTCGACCCCTACTGCGGCCTAGGCTTTGTCCTCTGGTGCCTCTGCag tgtGTACTCAGGGCATCAGTCCATCCTGATCCCACCATCAGAGTTGGAAGTGAATCCCGCGCTCTGGCTGCTGGCCGTCAGTCAGTTCCGTGTCAGAGACACGTTCTGCTCGTACTCCGTCATGGAGCTGTGCACTAAAGGCCTGGGCCTGCAAACTGAGTCTCTGAAG tcgcGCGGGTTGGACCTGTCCCGTGTGAGGACTTGTGTGGTGGTGGCAGAGGAAAGACCTCGCATTGCTCTCACTCAGTCTTTCTCCAAGCTGTTTAAAGATCTTGGCCTTCATCCGCGAGCCGTCAGCACTTCCTTTGGCTGCAGAGTGAATCTCGCTATATGCCTGCAG ggcaCTTCTGGACCAGACCCAACAACTGTGTATGTGGACATGAGAGCACTCAGAcatgacag AGTGCGCTTGGTTGAGCGAGGTTCTCCTCACAGTCTGCCACTCATGGAATCTGGGAAG ATTTTACCTGGGGTACGCATCATAATTGCTAATCCTGAAACCAAGGGTCCTTTAGGAGATTCCCATCTTGGAGAG ATATGGGTACACAGCAGTCACAATGGGAGCGGTTACTTCACGGTGTATGGCGACGAGACGCTGCAGTCTGACCACTTCAACTCACGCCTGAGCTTCGGAGACACGCAGACCGTGTGGGCCAGAACTGGATACCTGGGGTTCCTGAGACGCACTGAGCTCACTGATGCTAGTGGAG AGAGACACGATGCTCTGTATGTGGTTGGCGCTCTGGATGAGGCAATGGAACTCAGAGGAATGAGGTATCACCCCATCGACATTGAGACCTCAGTCATCCGTGCACACAAAAGCATCATGGAATG tgctGTATTCCCATGGACTAACCTGTTGGTGGTGGTAGTAGAGTTGGAGGGCTCGGAGCAGGAAGCACTGGATTTGGTGCCGTTAGTGACAAACGCTGTGTTGGAGGAACATTACCTGATAGTGGGCGTGGTCGTGGTAGTGGACATTGGTGTCATTCCCATCAACTCCCGCGGCGAGAAACAGCGGATGCACCTGCGTGATGGCTTTCTGGCCGATCAGCTTGATCCCATTTATGTGGCTTACAACATGTAG
- the dip2ca gene encoding disco-interacting protein 2 homolog C isoform X5, producing the protein METGDGVPVSSRVSAKIQQLVNTLKQPRRPPLREFFVDDFEELLEVQQPDPNQPRPEGAQMMTMRGEQLGVVTNWPPSLEAALQRWGTISPKAPCLTTMDTNGKPLYVLTYGKLWSRSIKVAYNILHKLGTKQEPMVRPGDRVALVFPNNDPAAFMVAFYGCLLAEVVPVPIEVPLTRKDAGSQQIGFLLGSCGVTVALTSDACHKGLPKGPTGEIPQFKGWPKLLWFVTESKHLSKPPRDWFPHIKDANNDTAYIEYKTCKDGSVLGVTVMRIALLTHCQALTQSCGYTEAETIVNVLDFKKDVGLWHGILTSVMNMMHVISIPYSLMKVNPLSWIQKVCQYKAKVACVKSRDMHWALVAHRDQRDINLSSLRMLVVADGSNPWSISSCDAFLNVFQSKGLKPEVICPCASSPEALTVAIRRPTDDSSQPPGRGVLSMQGLSHGVIRVDTEERLAVLTVQDVGTVMPGALMCVVKPEGVPQLCRTDEIGELCVCSIATGTSYYGLSGMTKNTFEVFPMSSSGALISEYPFTRTGLLGFVGPGGLVFITGKMDGLMVVSGRRHNADDIVATALAVEPMKFVYRGRIAVFSVTVLHDERIVVVAEQRPDSTEEDSFQWMSRVLQAIDSIHNVGVFCLALVPANTLPKTPLGGIHLSETKQLFLEGSLHPCNVLMCPHTCVTNLPKPRQKQPEIGPASVMVGNLVSGKRIAQASGRDLGQIEDNDQARKFLFLSEVLQWRAQTTPDHVLFTLLSSRGAVLSSLTCVQLHKRSEKIAAMLMERGHLQDGAHVALVYPPGIDLIAAFYGCLYAGCVPITVRPPHPQNIATTLPTVKMIVEVSRSACVMTTQAISKLLKSKEASAAVDIRAWPPVLDTDDLPKKKPPQLYKPSNPDTLAYLDFSVSTTGMLAGVKMSHSATSAFCRSIKLQCELYPSREVAICLDPYCGLGFVLWCLCSVYSGHQSILIPPSELEVNPALWLLAVSQFRVRDTFCSYSVMELCTKGLGLQTESLKSRGLDLSRVRTCVVVAEERPRIALTQSFSKLFKDLGLHPRAVSTSFGCRVNLAICLQGTSGPDPTTVYVDMRALRHDRVRLVERGSPHSLPLMESGKILPGVRIIIANPETKGPLGDSHLGEIWVHSSHNGSGYFTVYGDETLQSDHFNSRLSFGDTQTVWARTGYLGFLRRTELTDASGERHDALYVVGALDEAMELRGMRYHPIDIETSVIRAHKSIMECAVFPWTNLLVVVVELEGSEQEALDLVPLVTNAVLEEHYLIVGVVVVVDIGVIPINSRGEKQRMHLRDGFLADQLDPIYVAYNM; encoded by the exons ATGGAGACTGGAGACG GGGTCCCGGTCAGCAGTCGAGTCTCTGCCAAGATCCAGCAGCTGGTAAACACTCTGAAGCAGCCGAGACGGCCTCCATTACGTGAATTCTTTGTTGATGATTTTGAGGAGCTTCTTGAGG TCCAGCAGCCCGACCCAAACCAGCCACGACCTGAGGGAGCACAGATGATGACCATGAGAGGAGAGCAGCTTGGAGTGGTGACCAACTGGCCTCCTTCACTAGAGGCGGCATTGCAGCGATGGGGAACCATCTCACCTAAAGCCCCCTGTCTCACCACTATGGACACTAACGGCAAGCCGCTCTATGTCCTCACGTATG GAAAATTGTGGTCACGCAGCATCAAAGTTGCTTACAACATTCTGCATAAACTGGGGACCAAACAGGAGCCCATGGTGCGGCCGGGAGATCGG gtGGCGCTGGTGTTCCCGAATAATGACCCTGCTGCGTTCATGGTGGCGTTTTATGGCTGTTTGCTGGCTGAGGTCGTCCCGGTGCCGATAGAGGTGCCTCTGACCCGTAAG gaTGCAGGCAGTCAGCAAATTGGCTTTCTCCTGGGCAGCTGTGGTGTTACTGTAGCTCTGACCAGTGACGCCTGTCATAAGGGACTCCCTAAAGGCCCCACGGGGGAAATCCCACAGTtcaaag GTTGGCCGAAGCTGCTGTGGTTTGTCACCGAATCTAAACATCTCTCTAAGCCTCCACGTGATTGGTTCCCTCATATTAAAGATGCAAATAATGACACAGCCTACATCGAG tataAGACCTGTAAGGATGGCAGTGTATTGGGGGTTACAGTGATGAGGATCGCTCTGCTCACACACTGCCAGGCTCTCACACAGTCCTGCGGTTACACAGAGG cggAGACCATTGTGAATGTGTTAGACTTCAAGAAGGATGTGGGGCTGTGGCACGGAATCCTGACG AGTGTCATGAACATGATGCATGTGATCAGTATCCCGTACTCACTGATGAAGGTCAATCCATTGTCCTGGATCCAGAAAGTGTGTCAgtataaag ctaAAGTGGCATGTGTGAAGAGCAGGGACATGCACTGGGCTCTAGTGGCtcacagagatcagagagacatCAACCTGAGTTCACTGCGAATGCTGGTGGTGGCTGATGGATCAAACCCCT ggTCCATCTCATCATGTGATGCATTTCTAAACGTATTCCAGAGTAAGGGTCTGAAGCCGGAGGTCATCTGTCCATGTGCTAGCTCACCTGAGGCTCTTACTGTTGCAATAAGAAG acccACAGATGACAGCAGTCAGCCACCTGGTCGAGGTGTTTTGTCAATGCAGGGTCTTAGCCATGGAGTCATAAGGGTAGACACAGAAGAACGTCTTGCAGTTCTCACAGTACAAGACGTGGGCACGGTCATGCCTGGAG catTGATGTGTGTAGTGAAACCAGAAGGAGTTCCACAATTGTGCCGAACAGATGAGATCGgagagctgtgtgtttgttctattgCCACGGGAACTTCATATTACGGGCTGTCAGGGATGACCAAGAACACCTTTGag GTTTTCCCTATGAGCAGCTCAGGAGCTCTGATCAGCGAGTACCCGTTCACACGGACTGGCCTGCTGGGCTTTGTGGGTCCTGGAGGTCTGGTGTTCATCACCGGCAAGATGGACGGCCTGATGGTGGTTAGTGGGCGGAGACACAATGCTGATGACATTGTGGCTACTGCACTCGCTGTAGAACCCATGAAGTTTGTGTACAGAGGCAG gATAGCTGTGTTCTCTGTGACAGTTCTACATGATGAGCGTATCGTGGTGGTAGCAGAACAGAGACCCGACTCTACAGAGGAGGACAGTTTCCAGTGGATGAGTCGAGTTCTGCAG gccATAGACAGTATCCACAATGTAGGTGTGTTCTGTTTGGCGTTGGTTCCTGCAAACACGCTGCCTAAGACACCATTAGGAGGAATTCACCTGTCTGAGACCAAGCAGCTGTTTCTGGAAGGTTCTCTGCATCCCTGCAATGTTCTCATGTGTCCTCACACATGTGTAACCAACCTGCCCAAACCTCGACAGAAACAACCAg AGATTGGACCTGCATCTGTGATGGTGGGAAATCTGGTGTCAGGGAAGAGAATCGCGCAGGCGAGTGGGAGAGATCTGGGACAGATCGAAGACAATGATCAGGcaagaaag TTCCTGTTCTTGTCTGAAGTGTTGCAATGGCGAGCACAGACCACCCCGGACCACGTGCTTTTTACACTGCTCAGCTCACGg GGGGCAGTACTCAGCTCACTGACCTGTGTGCAGCTTCATAAGCGTTCGGAGAAGATTGCAGCAATGCTGATGGAACGAGGACACCTGCAGGACGGCGCTCATGTGGCTCTGGTTTATCCTCCAG GTATCGACCTGATCGCTGCATTTTACGGTTGTCTGTATGCTGGCTGTGTGCCCATCACTGTGCGCCCACCGCATCCTCAGAACATCGCCACCACGCTGCCCACTGTCAAAATGATTGTGGAG GTGAGCCGCTCTGCCTGTGTGATGACTACACAGGCGATAAGTAAACTGCTGAAGTCCAAGGAAGCATCTGCTGCAGTGGATATCAGGGCATGGCCTCCAGTCCTCGACACAG ATGATTTGCCAAAGAAAAAGCCTCCTCAGCTGTACAAGCCCTCAAACCCGGACACACTGGCCTACCTGGACTTCAGTGTGTCCACCACAGGGATGCTTGCAGGGGTAAAG atgTCTCACTCTGCCACTAGTGCCTTCTGCCGCTCAATCAAGCTCCAGTGTGAGCTTTACCCCTCTCGTGAAGTGGCCATCTGCCTCGACCCCTACTGCGGCCTAGGCTTTGTCCTCTGGTGCCTCTGCag tgtGTACTCAGGGCATCAGTCCATCCTGATCCCACCATCAGAGTTGGAAGTGAATCCCGCGCTCTGGCTGCTGGCCGTCAGTCAGTTCCGTGTCAGAGACACGTTCTGCTCGTACTCCGTCATGGAGCTGTGCACTAAAGGCCTGGGCCTGCAAACTGAGTCTCTGAAG tcgcGCGGGTTGGACCTGTCCCGTGTGAGGACTTGTGTGGTGGTGGCAGAGGAAAGACCTCGCATTGCTCTCACTCAGTCTTTCTCCAAGCTGTTTAAAGATCTTGGCCTTCATCCGCGAGCCGTCAGCACTTCCTTTGGCTGCAGAGTGAATCTCGCTATATGCCTGCAG ggcaCTTCTGGACCAGACCCAACAACTGTGTATGTGGACATGAGAGCACTCAGAcatgacag AGTGCGCTTGGTTGAGCGAGGTTCTCCTCACAGTCTGCCACTCATGGAATCTGGGAAG ATTTTACCTGGGGTACGCATCATAATTGCTAATCCTGAAACCAAGGGTCCTTTAGGAGATTCCCATCTTGGAGAG ATATGGGTACACAGCAGTCACAATGGGAGCGGTTACTTCACGGTGTATGGCGACGAGACGCTGCAGTCTGACCACTTCAACTCACGCCTGAGCTTCGGAGACACGCAGACCGTGTGGGCCAGAACTGGATACCTGGGGTTCCTGAGACGCACTGAGCTCACTGATGCTAGTGGAG AGAGACACGATGCTCTGTATGTGGTTGGCGCTCTGGATGAGGCAATGGAACTCAGAGGAATGAGGTATCACCCCATCGACATTGAGACCTCAGTCATCCGTGCACACAAAAGCATCATGGAATG tgctGTATTCCCATGGACTAACCTGTTGGTGGTGGTAGTAGAGTTGGAGGGCTCGGAGCAGGAAGCACTGGATTTGGTGCCGTTAGTGACAAACGCTGTGTTGGAGGAACATTACCTGATAGTGGGCGTGGTCGTGGTAGTGGACATTGGTGTCATTCCCATCAACTCCCGCGGCGAGAAACAGCGGATGCACCTGCGTGATGGCTTTCTGGCCGATCAGCTTGATCCCATTTATGTGGCTTACAACATGTAG